Within the Methanomicrobium sp. W14 genome, the region CCACCAGAATTCCAAGGGACACGAAGAATATCGATGCAAATATTATATACAGGTATTCTGCACCTTCTTCTATATCCTTGCTGTGTTTCAGTTTTATTCCGTTGAATGACACTCCTGCAATAAAAGCACCTATTATTGCTGATATTCCAACGTATTCCGAGAGAGTTGCATAAAGGAATGCAATCATAACTGCAAAAATGAATACAAATTCGGGGTGTCTTTTTGCGATTTTTGTCCCGTCTATTTTCTCTATCCATTTTGATATGAAGAATATCCCGAAGGCGCCTGCAGCTGCCAGAAATACTACCTGCTTTATGATAGTGATTGAAATGCCTGTAAGGGTAAAAGATCCCGATGCAATGTCAGATGTTACTGATAGTGCCAGAAGACTTAATACGTCATCTATTACTGCAGCGCCTATTATAGCCTTTGCAGCACCAGTGTTCAAAAGACACATCTCACGAAGGACGTTTGCAGTTATTGCAATACTGGTTGCGGTAAGGGCAGTTCCGATGAAAAGAGAGCTTGTATAGTCAAATCCAAATGATATTGCAAGAAGATAGCCTCCTATCCATGGAATAACAACTCCGGAAAAACCAATTATTCCGAATTTGAGGTTTCCTATCTCTTTTATACTGAATTCAAATCCTATTACGAACATAAGAATTACGGCACCGAGGCTTGCAATGCTCTGGACAAAATCGGTATATGTTATGAGACCAAGAAAACTCGGGCCGACCAGAAGGCCTATTAGTATCTCACCTACTACTGCCGACTGGTTAATCTTTGATGCGAGAAGATATCCTCCTAAAGCTACGAAAAGCAGAAGACTCATCTGAAATTCTATTG harbors:
- a CDS encoding cation:proton antiporter, with translation MSIGVFPSIEFQMSLLLFVALGGYLLASKINQSAVVGEILIGLLVGPSFLGLITYTDFVQSIASLGAVILMFVIGFEFSIKEIGNLKFGIIGFSGVVIPWIGGYLLAISFGFDYTSSLFIGTALTATSIAITANVLREMCLLNTGAAKAIIGAAVIDDVLSLLALSVTSDIASGSFTLTGISITIIKQVVFLAAAGAFGIFFISKWIEKIDGTKIAKRHPEFVFIFAVMIAFLYATLSEYVGISAIIGAFIAGVSFNGIKLKHSKDIEEGAEYLYIIFASIFFVSLGILVDISVMTETAILFLVALTVLAVITKLVGCAVPARIMGYSNKDSLAIGFGMSPRGEVAMIVALMGLNLALIGQEIYVSIVLMSLITTIITPIIFRNWIYKKEVRECDF